A genomic stretch from Vulpes lagopus strain Blue_001 chromosome 11, ASM1834538v1, whole genome shotgun sequence includes:
- the LOC121471568 gene encoding olfactory receptor 1440-like produces the protein MAGGRNNTIVIRFILLGFSDFPKLKILLFAGFLGSYVLTVAWNLGLIILIKIDPYLHTPMYFFLSNLSFLDFCYVTSTTPKMLSDFFQKPKSISFLGCTMQYFFFSSLGLTECCLLAAMAYDRYAAICNPLLYTATMSPPLCVQMMVGAYITGLFGSLIQLCALLQLNFCGPNVINHFFCDLPQLLVLSCSETFFLKVMKFVIAVIFGVISVFVIMISYGYIVATILRISSVEGKSKAFNTCTSHLTAVICFFGSGLFVYMHPSTGNSVGQDKIASVFYTVVIPMLNPLIYSLRNKEIKDALKRCKKRAIFPLLQLKV, from the coding sequence ATGGCTGGAGGAAGGAACAATACAATAGTCATCAGATTCATCCTTTTGGGATTCTCAGATTTTCCCAAGCTTAAGATTCTTCTCTTTGCAGGATTCTTGGGTTCTTATGTCTTGACAGTGGCCTGGAACCTGGGGCTCATCATCTTGATTAAGATAGACCCTTATCTACATacacccatgtacttcttcctcagcAACTTATCCTTCTTAGATTTTTGCTATGTTACCTCCACAACCCCGAAAATGCTCTCAGACTTCTTCCAGAAGCCTAAATCCATCTCCTTTCTGGGATGCACTATGCAGTACTTCTTCTTCTCTAGCCTGGGTCTGACTGAGTGCTGTCTCCTGGCAGCCATGGCTTATGATCGATATGCTGCTATTTGTAATCCTCTGCTCTACACTGCCACCATGTCACCCCCACTCTGTGTACAGATGATGGTTGGAGCCTATATAACTGGTCTCTTTGGTTCATTGATCCAACTGTGTGCTTTACTTCAGCTCAATTTCTGTGGGCCAAATGTTATCAACCATTTCTTCTGTGACCTGCCTCAATTATTAGTCCTATCCTGCTCTGAAACCTTCTTCCTAAAAGTCATGAAGTTTGTGATAGCAGTGATTTTTGGTGTGATATCTGTCTTTGTCATCATGATATCTTATGGTTATATTGTTGCGACCATCCTGAGGATAAGCTCTGTTGAAGGCAAGTCCAAGGCTTTCAACACCTGTACTTCTCACTTGACAGCAGTGATCTGTTTTTTTGGATCAGGACTCTTTGTCTATATGCATCCCAGCACTGGCAATTCTGTGGGCCAGGACAAGATAGCGTCAGTCTTCTATACAGTTGTGATCCCCATGTTGAATCCTTTAATTTACAGTCTGAGGAACAAGGAAATCAAAGATGCCCTTAAGAGGTGTAAGAAGAGAGCCATTTTCCCATTGTTACAGCTAAAGGTCTag